Proteins encoded in a region of the Halarcobacter mediterraneus genome:
- a CDS encoding arsenate reductase ArsC, with protein MKKVLILCTGNSCRSIIAEALINAKLDGVSSDSSGVKASGRVNLNAQKLLEQKGIWKEEYHSKTIDKVLDNEYDLVVTVCDHANESCPMFPKVTKIIHVGFEDPDGKDFSAFIKTYEEIESELLPKVKEALGL; from the coding sequence ATGAAAAAAGTATTAATTTTATGTACAGGAAATTCTTGTAGAAGTATCATAGCTGAAGCACTTATAAACGCAAAGTTAGATGGTGTAAGTTCAGATTCATCTGGTGTAAAAGCAAGTGGAAGAGTTAATCTAAATGCACAAAAACTATTAGAGCAAAAAGGTATTTGGAAAGAGGAATATCATTCAAAAACTATTGATAAGGTTTTAGACAATGAGTATGACTTAGTAGTAACTGTTTGTGACCATGCAAATGAGAGTTGTCCAATGTTTCCTAAGGTAACTAAGATTATTCATGTTGGTTTTGAAGATCCAGATGGAAAAGATTTTTCTGCATTTATTAAAACATATGAAGAGATTGAATCTGAATTATTACCAAAAGTTAAAGAGGCTTTAGGTTTATAA
- a CDS encoding ArsR/SmtB family transcription factor, whose translation MEIFLKSVSALNDETRVKLLKFLNIHGKCCVCDLENSFNMIQSRLSRHLKILKEAGFLRVDREGRWAYYSVRTPLDEFRQASIKEIMTLDIELPILTKACNL comes from the coding sequence ATGGAAATTTTTTTAAAGTCTGTATCAGCATTAAATGATGAGACTAGAGTGAAATTATTAAAATTTTTAAATATTCATGGAAAATGTTGCGTATGCGATTTAGAAAACTCTTTTAATATGATTCAATCAAGACTATCAAGGCACTTAAAGATACTAAAAGAAGCAGGGTTTTTAAGAGTAGATAGAGAAGGGCGATGGGCTTATTATTCAGTAAGAACTCCCCTTGATGAGTTTAGACAAGCTTCAATAAAAGAGATTATGACTTTAGATATTGAGCTTCCAATTTTAACAAAGGCTTGTAATTTATAA
- a CDS encoding gamma-glutamylcyclotransferase family protein: MTETLFVYGTLMPNCPNGHVLENIVGKFVPATVKGRLIDAGWSASMGYPGIRLDAGEDTIHGYLFYSSNLIDNWDYLDEFEGQEFQRTPVIVERYDELEVDTFIYTLKQEVLDMEEE, encoded by the coding sequence ATGACTGAAACACTATTTGTTTATGGAACACTTATGCCAAACTGTCCAAATGGACATGTTTTGGAAAATATTGTAGGTAAATTTGTACCTGCAACGGTAAAAGGAAGACTTATTGATGCTGGATGGTCAGCTTCGATGGGATATCCAGGGATTAGACTTGATGCAGGAGAAGATACAATTCATGGATATCTATTTTATTCATCAAATTTAATAGATAACTGGGATTATTTAGATGAGTTTGAAGGTCAAGAGTTTCAAAGAACTCCTGTAATAGTTGAGAGATATGATGAATTAGAAGTAGATACTTTTATTTATACTCTTAAACAAGAAGTATTAGATATGGAAGAAGAGTAA
- a CDS encoding arsenic transporter → MILASSIFLVTLIFVIWQPKGLQIGTTAVLGAIVALIAGVVSFEDVLVVSDIVWDATLAFIGIILLSMVLDDIGFFEWCAIKMAKLSRGNGHLMFVYALLLGSFVSALFANDGAALILTPILLAKMRILKLNAKTILAFLLAGGFISDSASLPFVFSNLTNIVTANYFDIGFLEYLSRMFVPYIVSTVVTISFLWAFLRKDIPREIDVSLLKNPDDVLKNKTLFKFSWVFLALLLVGYFVGDNYDLPVSVFALGGGLIFLAIASYTKSARAWLTIKTAPWQVVWFSIGLYIVVYGLKNAGLTDYLATILQDLVQRGDVIAILGTGFISAFLSAIMNNMPTVMIMDIALTDIPNETLAYANIIGCNLGPKMTPFGSLATLLWLHVLSQKGVKIGFWQYSKFGLIVTPPILFVVLLTLV, encoded by the coding sequence ATGATATTAGCAAGTTCAATTTTTTTGGTTACTTTGATATTTGTTATTTGGCAACCAAAAGGCTTACAAATAGGAACTACAGCAGTACTTGGAGCAATAGTTGCTCTAATTGCTGGAGTTGTAAGTTTTGAGGATGTATTAGTTGTAAGTGATATTGTTTGGGATGCAACCTTAGCCTTTATTGGAATTATTCTTCTTTCTATGGTTCTAGATGATATTGGTTTCTTTGAATGGTGCGCTATTAAAATGGCAAAACTCTCACGTGGTAATGGACATTTGATGTTTGTATATGCACTACTACTTGGAAGCTTTGTTTCAGCACTATTTGCAAATGATGGAGCAGCATTAATTTTAACACCAATTTTATTAGCAAAAATGAGAATACTTAAACTAAATGCAAAGACAATTTTAGCTTTTTTACTTGCAGGTGGTTTTATTAGTGATTCTGCTTCTTTACCATTTGTTTTTTCAAACCTTACAAATATAGTAACAGCTAACTATTTTGATATAGGTTTCTTGGAGTATTTATCTCGTATGTTTGTTCCCTATATTGTAAGTACAGTAGTTACTATCTCTTTTTTATGGGCATTTTTACGAAAAGATATTCCAAGAGAAATAGATGTAAGTTTGCTAAAAAATCCAGATGATGTTTTAAAAAATAAAACACTATTTAAATTTTCTTGGGTTTTTCTAGCCTTACTTTTAGTAGGATATTTTGTTGGTGACAACTATGACTTACCTGTTTCTGTATTTGCTTTAGGTGGTGGATTAATCTTTTTAGCTATTGCAAGTTACACAAAAAGTGCAAGGGCTTGGCTTACTATTAAAACTGCACCTTGGCAAGTTGTATGGTTTAGTATTGGTTTATATATAGTAGTTTATGGTTTAAAAAATGCAGGTCTTACTGATTATTTAGCAACTATTTTACAAGATTTAGTTCAAAGAGGTGATGTGATTGCTATTTTAGGAACAGGATTTATCTCTGCATTTTTAAGTGCCATTATGAATAACATGCCAACGGTTATGATTATGGATATTGCTTTAACTGATATTCCAAATGAGACATTAGCTTATGCAAATATTATTGGATGTAACTTAGGACCTAAAATGACACCATTTGGTTCTTTAGCTACACTCCTTTGGCTTCATGTTTTATCACAAAAGGGTGTGAAGATTGGTTTTTGGCAATATAGTAAATTTGGTTTAATAGTAACTCCACCTATTTTATTTGTGGTGTTATTAACTTTAGTATAA